TAATTTGCTAGCATAATCCAATTCTTTTGGATCTATAAGGTTAAAGACAAAAATGTAACTCGAGTTATTTATTAACTCTTTTATATACTCACTTGTCTGTGAAATTAAAATAAAACCAAATCCAAATTTTCTTCCTTCAGCAAAAAGTCTCTCAATTAGATTTTTGCCTGATTCTTTAGATAGAATAAATGGAGCTTCATCTATAACAATAATTTTCTTTAACTTTGATATACCAGAAATATACATGAAACTTTGTATAGATTTCAATAATGTTTCAATAATTATATATTTTATTTCATTAGTTGGAACTTTAGAGAAATCTATTATAAAATTTTCCTTAAATATATTTGACAAATCAATGTTCGAGTTACTGAAAATAGAAGAAGTGAGAAATTGAATATAAGGTTCAATAGACTGATATTTTGATAAATCTTGTGTTGTTGTAGCTAATTTCTTTTTCTTTTCTAATAATAAAAGAACATCTCTAAAAGTAGGTGGAGTATTACTCCAACTTGTTTGGTTGTCTTCATCTATTCCTTTTTCCGCATAAGCTTCAAGTATAAGATTCGTTAATTCCATTGTTTGAATATTGCCTAAATTAAAGAGACTTTTTAACATCAATGATATTTCTAATGCTCTTTCTTTTGGACTTCTTCCAAACAAACTTAATGGATTTATAGTAATCTGAGAAGCATCAATTCTTTTCGCATTGTTTATTTCATATTCTCCATGAACATCGAAGACTAAATAAGATACATTTAGAGAATTAAGTATCTTTTTAGCTAATGTTGACTTTCCTACACCGCTAGTTCCCAATATTATAACATTATAATTTTTACTAAAAGAGAAATCAAGGTAATACATACTATTATATCTTATCCACTTATAGTTAGGATCGCTAGTTAAAAACACAGTGTCTACTGCAGTAGCTTTACCTAATTTTCCTATAATTTTTCCAATTATAATACCGTTTTTACTTGTTATACTATTTTTAGGAATGACTAAGTAAGGAAATATAATCCAGCTTAAGGTTACTAAAGGTAGCTCATAATTAGATCCATAGAGAGATAAAGTAATACCTGCCAATATACTTCCTACAAGCAAGAAGGGATTATAATACAAATACCAATAGAGTAGGATTGAAATAATCATGCTTATAGCAAGTTTTAAAGGAGAAAAAGAGATTTTATTTTTCCTTAATTCGTCCCAAAGAAAATCATAAAAATTTCTTTTTACAAGTGAGTAAAGAAAGAAAATAAATAATGAAATTATAAAATAATATGGAGCATAATAACTTATTAGAAGAATTGTCTCATAAAAATCCAATTTGAAGAATATACTATAAATTGCAAAGAAAGTAGGCATTGATAATATGGATAAAGTTATAGAATTAAAAAGGATGAAAGCCAATACCCCATCTGCAATAATAAATATCATCATTAGCATAAAATAATATAGAGAATTTTGAATAATATATAGAGTTCCCATCTCGATAAATAATATAAGTATAAAAATTATGTAAGCCCTCACTTATATTAATCCCAAAAACTTATTATTATTGGCTAAATGATAAGTGTTTCTAATGATTTTGTATCAAAGCTTAAGGAATTAGGTTATGTTAGTCTTACTCCCATACAAAAGTTAGCTATACCAATAATTCTAAAAGGAAAAAACACGTTAGTTATTGCCCCTACTGGGTATGGAAAAACGGAAACTGCTATTTTCCCTGTTTTTTACGAAATTTACTTAGAAAATTCATTACCTATTTCTGCTTTATATTTAACCCCACTGAGAGCACTAAATAGAGACATAGAAATAAGGTTAAAAAAACTAGGAGAAGCGTTAGGGATTAAAGTTGCTGTAAGACATGGTGATTCTACCGAAAGTGAAAGAAGAAGGATAATTAATGATCCACCTAAACTTCTTTTGACTACACCAGAAACACTACTTTATTTATTGGTTAATAATAAATATCGAGAGCTATTTTCTAATCTAAAATGGATAATAATTGATGAATTGCAAGAAATGTTAGATGAGAAAAGAGGTTATGAATTATTATTAGCATTAGAGCGAGTAAAGAGGATTAGTAAAAATAAAATTCAATTTATTGGCTTATCAGCAACTATAGGAGATATAGATATTGCTAAAAAGTTTTTAGGAGATGAAGTTGAAGTAGCAAAAATTGACGCAAGAAAAAATATGGAAATATCTCTCATAATTCCAGAGTTAAAAGATGAGTATACTGACCTATCTTTAAAATTTGGTTTAAATCCAGAGGTAATCGCTAGATT
The nucleotide sequence above comes from Sulfurisphaera javensis. Encoded proteins:
- a CDS encoding ATP-binding protein; protein product: MRAYIIFILILFIEMGTLYIIQNSLYYFMLMMIFIIADGVLAFILFNSITLSILSMPTFFAIYSIFFKLDFYETILLISYYAPYYFIISLFIFFLYSLVKRNFYDFLWDELRKNKISFSPLKLAISMIISILLYWYLYYNPFLLVGSILAGITLSLYGSNYELPLVTLSWIIFPYLVIPKNSITSKNGIIIGKIIGKLGKATAVDTVFLTSDPNYKWIRYNSMYYLDFSFSKNYNVIILGTSGVGKSTLAKKILNSLNVSYLVFDVHGEYEINNAKRIDASQITINPLSLFGRSPKERALEISLMLKSLFNLGNIQTMELTNLILEAYAEKGIDEDNQTSWSNTPPTFRDVLLLLEKKKKLATTTQDLSKYQSIEPYIQFLTSSIFSNSNIDLSNIFKENFIIDFSKVPTNEIKYIIIETLLKSIQSFMYISGISKLKKIIVIDEAPFILSKESGKNLIERLFAEGRKFGFGFILISQTSEYIKELINNSSYIFVFNLIDPKELDYASKLIGGYDSHIYSAIYETLQKLPRGLCVTRDLLRGDLYLLNLAYGDL